From Methylosinus sp. C49, one genomic window encodes:
- a CDS encoding gas vesicle protein GvpG: protein MFLIDDLLMAPARGMMFVLREIAKAAEAEREAEARQLLAELTTLHHRLENRELGEEAFERQENALLERLDRLRGKQQEVGGEDDGGAA, encoded by the coding sequence ATGTTCCTGATCGACGATCTTCTGATGGCGCCGGCGCGCGGCATGATGTTCGTGCTCCGCGAGATCGCCAAGGCGGCCGAGGCCGAACGCGAGGCGGAGGCGCGACAACTCCTTGCCGAACTGACCACGCTGCATCATCGGCTGGAGAATCGGGAACTGGGCGAGGAAGCCTTCGAGCGGCAGGAGAACGCGCTGTTGGAGCGGCTCGACCGTCTACGCGGCAAGCAGCAAGAAGTCGGAGGGGAGGATGACGGGGGTGCAGCCTAG
- the gvpA gene encoding gas vesicle structural protein GvpA, protein MARVQKTTDSSSLAEVVDRILDKGIVIDAWVKVSLVGIELITVEARVVVASVETYLKYAEAVGLTASAATPA, encoded by the coding sequence ATGGCCCGTGTACAGAAAACCACCGATTCCTCCAGCCTCGCGGAAGTGGTCGATCGCATCCTCGATAAGGGAATTGTGATCGACGCGTGGGTGAAGGTCTCTCTGGTCGGCATCGAGCTCATCACCGTCGAGGCCCGCGTTGTGGTGGCGTCGGTCGAGACGTACCTGAAGTATGCCGAAGCCGTCGGCCTCACTGCTTCCGCTGCGACCCCGGCGTAA
- a CDS encoding GvpL/GvpF family gas vesicle protein, which produces MSMFVYGIVGAAEPEFEPLRGIGGRPVTSISHDGICAIVSDHPGGAIRPERKHILAQQQVLSALYRRYDMLPMAFGTLTPSREALAEFLGGRHADIAAMLERVRGCVEFGLQIKLYGPDPITYLVARSQELKAARDRAFGRRRAPTQQEQIRLGQLFESVFTQFRGTVAEKVSEGIAPAAAEVKLLPPRSQTEIANFAVLARRAEADLLAAAIEAVAADFGDEFVFGLNGPWPPHNFVSLDFSAGLEEA; this is translated from the coding sequence ATGTCGATGTTCGTCTATGGCATCGTCGGCGCGGCCGAGCCGGAATTCGAGCCGCTCCGCGGCATCGGAGGGCGGCCGGTCACATCGATCTCACACGATGGAATCTGCGCCATCGTCAGCGATCATCCGGGCGGCGCCATCCGGCCCGAACGGAAACATATTCTGGCCCAGCAGCAGGTTCTCTCCGCTCTCTACCGGCGATACGACATGCTGCCCATGGCCTTCGGCACGCTCACCCCGTCGCGCGAGGCCCTGGCCGAATTTCTCGGCGGCCGCCACGCGGATATCGCGGCGATGCTCGAACGGGTTCGCGGCTGTGTCGAGTTCGGATTGCAGATCAAGCTCTACGGCCCCGATCCGATTACCTATCTGGTCGCGCGCTCGCAGGAGCTGAAGGCGGCGCGCGACCGCGCCTTTGGCCGCCGCCGCGCGCCCACGCAACAAGAGCAGATTCGCCTCGGTCAGCTTTTCGAATCCGTGTTCACGCAGTTTCGCGGGACGGTGGCGGAAAAGGTGAGCGAAGGCATCGCTCCGGCCGCCGCTGAGGTGAAACTTTTGCCGCCCCGCAGCCAGACGGAAATCGCCAATTTCGCCGTGCTGGCTCGGCGCGCTGAGGCGGACTTGCTCGCCGCCGCGATCGAGGCGGTCGCCGCCGATTTCGGCGACGAATTCGTCTTCGGCCTGAACGGCCCATGGCCGCCGCATAATTTCGTCTCGCTCGATTTTTCGGCGGGGCTCGAGGAGGCGTGA
- the gvpN gene encoding gas vesicle protein GvpN: MSATDRLEETLAEFSDAAENSAIILRPSDEFVASRTLDEITNRALTYLNAGYSVHFSGPAGTGKTTLAFHVAALHGRPTTLLHGDHEFGSSDLVGRESGYRKSRVIDNFISSVVKLEERGHALWVDNRITTACRHGHTIIYDEFNRSRPEANNPFLSILSEGVLNAPQLHGRGEGYVSVHPDFRAIFTSNPAEYAGVHRAQDALLDRMVTISLGHYDRETEIAITASKSGIDFAEAERIVDIVALCRREGRDPSHPTIRACVAIGRVLSLTGAKADPDDKDFLWACRDMLAGVAPNGLRVEAGEGRYDFIDSLVRRSCGSARRTRGARTTTKTGDAA; the protein is encoded by the coding sequence ATGAGCGCGACGGACCGACTCGAAGAAACGCTCGCCGAGTTTTCCGATGCGGCGGAAAATTCGGCGATCATCCTGCGGCCGAGCGACGAATTCGTCGCCTCGCGCACGCTCGACGAGATCACGAACCGCGCGCTCACTTATCTCAACGCGGGATATTCGGTGCATTTCTCAGGACCGGCAGGGACTGGGAAGACCACGCTCGCCTTTCATGTCGCCGCGCTGCACGGGCGACCGACCACGCTTCTGCACGGAGATCACGAATTCGGAAGCTCTGATCTGGTCGGGCGCGAGAGCGGCTATCGAAAGTCGCGAGTGATCGACAATTTCATATCTTCGGTCGTCAAGCTCGAAGAGCGGGGCCATGCGCTCTGGGTCGACAACCGCATCACCACCGCCTGCCGCCACGGCCACACGATCATCTATGACGAGTTCAATCGCAGCCGTCCGGAGGCCAATAATCCGTTTTTGTCGATCCTGTCGGAGGGCGTGCTGAATGCGCCGCAGCTCCATGGACGAGGCGAGGGCTATGTCAGCGTGCATCCCGACTTTCGGGCAATCTTCACTTCAAACCCAGCCGAATACGCCGGCGTGCATCGCGCTCAGGACGCATTGCTCGACCGCATGGTGACGATCAGCCTCGGCCATTACGACAGGGAGACGGAGATAGCGATCACCGCGTCCAAGTCGGGCATAGATTTCGCCGAGGCGGAGCGCATCGTCGACATCGTCGCTCTATGCCGACGCGAGGGCCGCGATCCGAGTCATCCTACGATCCGCGCCTGCGTCGCCATCGGGCGCGTTCTATCGCTGACAGGCGCCAAGGCGGACCCGGACGACAAGGATTTTCTCTGGGCCTGTCGAGACATGCTCGCCGGCGTTGCGCCGAATGGCCTCCGCGTCGAGGCGGGGGAAGGACGCTACGATTTTATCGACAGTCTGGTGCGGCGAAGCTGTGGCTCGGCGCGGCGGACCCGCGGCGCGCGAACGACGACCAAGACGGGAGACGCGGCATGA